In one Hyphomicrobium sp. 99 genomic region, the following are encoded:
- a CDS encoding DUF2007 domain-containing protein → MRELIVTNDPVLISYAEALLKDQGIKAVVFDRNISLMEGSIGAFPRRLVVLDELWARGAEILKQAGLGQWVIGNEIK, encoded by the coding sequence ATGCGCGAGTTGATTGTGACGAATGACCCCGTCCTCATCAGTTACGCAGAAGCGCTGCTGAAAGATCAGGGCATCAAAGCGGTGGTATTTGATCGAAATATTAGTCTTATGGAAGGGTCAATCGGCGCTTTCCCGCGACGTCTTGTCGTTCTCGATGAGCTATGGGCCAGGGGCGCCGAGATCCTGAAACAGGCTGGACTGGGTCAATGGGTGATCGGAAATGAGATTAAGTGA
- a CDS encoding tRNA1(Val) (adenine(37)-N6)-methyltransferase, with translation MRLSDPEQSVIEAASEDLFLGEALTVRQPRNGYRAGTDAVLLAAWLSPETAGEGPVLDVGAGVGVVGLCVAARCPNAKVLLVEREPDLAVLARHNVERNGLKMRVSVVEADIARSSDALLRSGIASESFPVVLANPPYHQEGRSTAAPSPLKAVSHQMAESALETWARFMTRMAKPGGRVAMIHKAEALPQILSVFEGRFGGIDVLPIYPRAGASAIRVIVSGIKGSRAPITIKPPLVLHGPEQAFLPEIEAVFRHGAALPAQFGG, from the coding sequence ATGAGATTAAGTGACCCCGAGCAGTCCGTCATCGAGGCCGCAAGCGAAGACCTCTTTCTTGGTGAGGCGTTGACCGTTCGCCAGCCGCGCAACGGCTATCGCGCGGGGACCGACGCGGTGTTGCTTGCGGCGTGGCTAAGCCCGGAGACGGCAGGCGAAGGCCCGGTTCTCGATGTCGGAGCCGGTGTTGGTGTCGTCGGACTTTGCGTCGCGGCGCGTTGTCCGAACGCCAAGGTTCTGCTCGTGGAGCGCGAACCCGATCTTGCGGTGCTCGCGCGTCATAATGTCGAACGCAACGGACTGAAAATGCGCGTCTCGGTTGTCGAAGCCGATATCGCGCGCTCTTCCGATGCACTCTTACGTTCGGGTATCGCATCCGAGTCGTTTCCAGTCGTCCTGGCCAATCCGCCGTACCACCAGGAAGGGCGAAGCACGGCCGCGCCGAGCCCGCTGAAGGCCGTTTCGCATCAGATGGCGGAGAGTGCTTTGGAGACCTGGGCGCGCTTCATGACCCGGATGGCCAAGCCTGGGGGGCGCGTCGCGATGATCCATAAGGCGGAGGCCTTGCCCCAGATTTTATCCGTTTTCGAAGGCCGGTTTGGCGGCATCGATGTGCTGCCGATTTATCCGCGCGCGGGTGCATCTGCAATCCGAGTGATCGTCAGCGGCATCAAGGGCAGTCGAGCGCCGATCACGATCAAACCGCCGCTTGTGCTTCACGGGCCCGAGCAGGCGTTTCTGCCGGAGATCGAGGCCGTTTTCAGGCACGGCGCCGCACTTCCCGCGCAATTCGGCGGCTGA
- a CDS encoding polyprenyl synthetase family protein — MGRVIPLEDVRETGQKLQPLLDLVSDDLEAINRIILDKAVSDVDMIPELAHHLIDSGGKRLRPMLALASAKLCGYGGNGHIRTASAVEFMHTATLLHDDVVDESATRRGRKTARMIWGNQASVLVGDFLLGQAFKMFVDVGSLTVLRIMSNAAATIAEGEVMQLAAAKNTSTTEDDYLSIINSKTAALFSAAAESGAALAQRPVEEQAALRSYGKNLGLAFQLVDDALDYAGDSRSLGKSVGDDFREGKITLPVILSFRRGTSDERQFWNRTIADGEIAEGDLEHAVSLMRRHKAIEATFERARSYGAIARDALAIFPESREKDALEQVIGFCISRTH, encoded by the coding sequence TTGGGTCGCGTGATTCCACTCGAAGACGTTCGTGAGACGGGGCAGAAGCTTCAACCGCTTCTCGATCTCGTATCCGATGATCTCGAGGCCATAAACCGGATCATTCTCGACAAGGCAGTGTCGGATGTCGATATGATCCCCGAGCTTGCCCATCACCTGATCGACAGCGGCGGCAAACGTCTCAGGCCCATGCTGGCACTTGCGAGTGCGAAGCTTTGCGGATACGGCGGCAACGGGCACATCCGTACCGCATCCGCCGTCGAATTCATGCATACGGCTACGCTGCTTCACGACGACGTCGTCGATGAGAGCGCGACCCGGCGCGGGCGCAAAACGGCGCGGATGATTTGGGGCAATCAGGCGAGCGTTCTGGTCGGCGATTTTCTTCTGGGCCAAGCCTTCAAGATGTTTGTCGACGTCGGATCGCTGACAGTTCTTCGCATCATGTCGAATGCTGCTGCGACGATCGCTGAAGGCGAAGTCATGCAGCTTGCGGCGGCGAAGAACACGTCGACTACCGAAGACGATTATCTTTCGATCATCAATTCCAAGACTGCAGCGCTGTTTTCTGCCGCGGCCGAATCCGGCGCGGCGCTGGCACAGCGGCCGGTGGAAGAGCAGGCTGCTCTTCGTTCGTATGGCAAGAACCTGGGCCTGGCGTTTCAGCTCGTCGACGACGCGCTCGACTATGCCGGCGACAGCAGGAGCCTTGGCAAATCCGTCGGCGACGATTTCCGCGAGGGCAAGATCACGCTGCCGGTCATTCTTTCATTCCGGCGCGGCACGAGCGACGAGCGACAGTTCTGGAACCGTACCATCGCCGACGGCGAGATCGCGGAGGGCGATCTGGAACACGCAGTCAGCCTCATGCGACGGCACAAAGCGATCGAGGCCACGTTCGAGCGGGCGCGCTCCTACGGGGCGATTGCGCGCGATGCGCTGGCAATTTTTCCGGAGAGCCGGGAGAAGGATGCGCTCGAGCAGGTCATCGGCTTCTGCATTAGCCGGACCCACTGA
- a CDS encoding 4-(cytidine 5'-diphospho)-2-C-methyl-D-erythritol kinase, which produces MPLKPEFAPAKINLTLEILGRRSDGYHELRSLVAFAADAGDRLTLTGETPALTKVEGPFADALGHANLVDATVETLTRILPNVILGGLTLEKNLPVASGIGGGSADAAAALRLLSAAHPEIARLDLPVIARTLGADVPVCLRSRSAMMTGIGETIVDVQLPGEIFAILANPLIEVPENKTAEVFRLLRAPPLAAGATSERPPVLSSFGELIRYAATRGNALEAPACQLFPQIRMMLSELAKLPRCRLAQLSGAGPTCFALFDTQQAAAYGVRILKATQPEWWVAATRLI; this is translated from the coding sequence ATGCCCCTGAAGCCGGAATTCGCTCCCGCCAAGATCAATCTGACGCTTGAAATTCTCGGACGGCGTAGCGATGGCTACCACGAGCTTCGGAGCCTCGTGGCATTCGCGGCCGATGCTGGCGACCGCCTGACGCTAACTGGCGAAACGCCCGCGTTGACGAAAGTCGAGGGGCCCTTCGCCGATGCACTCGGCCACGCCAATCTCGTCGATGCCACCGTCGAGACGCTCACGCGTATTCTTCCCAATGTCATTCTCGGTGGTCTGACGCTGGAAAAAAATCTGCCCGTCGCCAGCGGCATCGGCGGCGGATCGGCAGACGCGGCGGCGGCGCTTAGGCTTCTGAGCGCGGCGCATCCGGAAATCGCGCGGCTCGATTTACCCGTGATCGCGCGCACCCTCGGCGCCGACGTGCCGGTCTGCCTGCGCAGCCGCAGCGCGATGATGACAGGCATCGGCGAGACGATTGTCGACGTCCAATTGCCGGGAGAGATCTTCGCGATCCTCGCCAATCCGCTCATCGAAGTTCCGGAAAACAAAACGGCGGAAGTATTTCGTCTTCTCCGCGCCCCGCCGCTCGCCGCCGGTGCCACGAGCGAACGGCCGCCGGTCCTGTCGTCCTTCGGCGAGCTGATCAGATACGCGGCAACGCGCGGCAACGCGCTCGAAGCGCCCGCGTGCCAGCTTTTCCCCCAAATCCGAATGATGCTGTCGGAACTCGCAAAGCTCCCGCGTTGCAGGCTCGCGCAGCTCTCGGGCGCCGGGCCAACCTGCTTTGCCCTCTTCGACACGCAACAAGCGGCGGCGTATGGCGTGCGCATTCTCAAGGCCACCCAGCCTGAGTGGTGGGTAGCCGCGACCCGCTTGATCTAG
- a CDS encoding tetratricopeptide repeat protein — translation MRGPLGRVLSVGLGAIAMTVAGFFSEAPARSQDQDLGQDEASTSVLGNYLAGRFARAAQDTQEAANFYGKALERDPKNEVLLEQAFQMETMSGNWPKAIPLAEQLTATRQSHRMSQFLLGVTAFKSDDFKKAEEHFAAASENPIGELTSAIAVGWTRLAAGDADGALKALDMPKQPDWAQFYLRYHKALIADLAGRKADARASYEKVFKQDSRTLRTSLAYAQSAAHYGDFKTARQVIKEQLAKTQGDPHPLAKEMLDIINRKEKPPLLISNAKDGLAEVFYGLGEALAGEGGVSLGTIYLQLALDAKPDHAFALAALANAQEAVKRYGDAIATYDKIPQGTPLQSAIDIRKAFDLNSLDKSDEAKAILTKLIETDPKDVRPLEALGNIMRARKDYAGAVTYFTKALAVLNKGDPRNWGYYYARGTSYERLKNWPAAEADLKRALALAPDQPLVLNYLGYSWVDQGKNLKEGTRLIEKAVQLKPDDGYIVDSLGWAHFKQGNFKEAVRFLERAVEIKPEDPTLNDHLGDAFWKVGREREARFQWSQALSLEPEPQDVDKIKAKLERGLDAKGEAKNAEKTRQVERDENSRRRSENKAGSPQSRAVE, via the coding sequence ATGCGGGGACCCCTCGGGCGTGTGCTGAGTGTAGGCCTTGGTGCGATCGCGATGACCGTCGCCGGGTTTTTCAGCGAGGCTCCGGCCCGCTCTCAAGACCAGGACCTTGGTCAGGACGAGGCGTCGACCTCGGTACTCGGCAACTATCTGGCCGGACGTTTTGCGCGCGCCGCGCAGGATACCCAGGAAGCCGCAAATTTCTACGGCAAGGCCCTCGAGCGCGATCCGAAGAACGAAGTTCTGCTGGAGCAGGCGTTCCAGATGGAGACGATGTCGGGCAACTGGCCGAAGGCCATTCCTCTCGCCGAACAGCTGACGGCGACGCGTCAGTCGCATCGGATGTCCCAGTTTCTATTGGGCGTGACCGCTTTCAAGAGCGACGACTTCAAGAAAGCCGAAGAGCATTTCGCCGCGGCGTCCGAAAATCCCATTGGCGAGCTGACGAGCGCGATCGCCGTCGGCTGGACACGTCTCGCGGCCGGCGATGCCGATGGCGCGCTGAAGGCGCTCGATATGCCGAAGCAGCCGGACTGGGCGCAGTTCTACCTGCGCTATCACAAGGCGTTGATAGCCGACCTCGCCGGGCGCAAGGCCGATGCGCGAGCGTCATATGAGAAGGTCTTCAAGCAGGATAGCCGTACGCTCCGTACCTCGCTCGCCTACGCGCAGTCCGCTGCCCACTACGGCGACTTCAAGACCGCGCGTCAGGTGATCAAGGAGCAGCTTGCGAAGACTCAGGGCGATCCACATCCGCTCGCGAAAGAGATGCTGGACATCATCAATCGCAAAGAGAAGCCGCCACTCTTGATCTCCAATGCGAAGGACGGCTTGGCGGAAGTATTCTATGGCCTCGGCGAGGCGCTTGCCGGTGAAGGCGGCGTCAGCCTCGGAACGATCTATTTGCAGCTCGCACTCGATGCGAAGCCAGATCACGCTTTTGCGCTCGCGGCACTCGCCAACGCGCAGGAAGCCGTAAAACGGTACGGCGACGCGATTGCGACATACGACAAGATTCCCCAAGGCACGCCCTTGCAGAGCGCGATCGACATCCGCAAAGCTTTTGATCTGAACTCTCTCGACAAGTCCGACGAAGCCAAAGCAATCCTCACAAAGCTCATCGAAACAGACCCGAAGGATGTTCGTCCGCTCGAGGCTCTTGGCAACATCATGAGAGCGCGGAAGGATTACGCGGGCGCCGTGACGTACTTCACAAAGGCCCTTGCGGTTCTCAATAAAGGTGACCCGCGCAACTGGGGTTACTACTATGCACGCGGCACGTCTTACGAGCGGCTGAAGAACTGGCCTGCTGCTGAAGCGGATCTGAAGCGCGCGCTCGCGCTTGCTCCTGATCAGCCGCTGGTTCTGAATTATCTCGGCTATTCCTGGGTCGATCAGGGCAAAAACCTCAAGGAAGGAACGCGCCTGATCGAGAAGGCCGTGCAGCTGAAACCGGATGATGGCTATATCGTCGATAGCCTCGGATGGGCGCACTTCAAGCAGGGCAACTTCAAGGAAGCCGTGCGCTTCCTGGAACGCGCCGTCGAGATCAAACCCGAAGATCCGACGTTGAACGATCACTTGGGTGACGCCTTCTGGAAGGTCGGACGCGAACGGGAGGCACGGTTCCAGTGGAGCCAGGCGCTTTCCCTCGAACCCGAACCGCAGGACGTCGATAAGATCAAGGCCAAGCTCGAACGCGGCCTCGACGCGAAGGGCGAAGCCAAGAACGCCGAGAAGACGCGGCAGGTCGAGAGGGATGAAAACTCCCGCCGGCGCAGCGAAAATAAGGCCGGATCGCCCCAGAGCAGGGCGGTGGAGTAA